A part of Drosophila ananassae strain 14024-0371.13 chromosome 2R, ASM1763931v2, whole genome shotgun sequence genomic DNA contains:
- the LOC6506629 gene encoding transmembrane protein 11 homolog, mitochondrial: MVSRNIESTSKVPTFHVIREVYDSSNAHERFEAELDKALEAKVDFIIIEPPRLGDETGRWIWVGNCLHKTAVATGVVSLVASLLWRDRPIIAAPACALSLFCTGLYTVSWNYDPCCQYQVENNDTVLEKLPLTDVSSPVILGYSPNCKTKYLHRGVTFLSAALCAWQIWRSYK; encoded by the exons CACGAGTAAAGTGCCGACTTTCCATGTAATCCGAGAGGTGTACGATAGCTCCAATGCCCACGAGCGGTTCGAGGCGGAACTGGACAAGGCGCTTGAAGCCAAGGTTGACTTCATCATCATAGAGCCCCCGCGCTTGGGTGACGAAACCG GGCGATGGATTTGGGTTGGAAATTGCTTGCACAAGACCGCTGTGGCCACTGGAGTGGTCTCGTTGGTGGCCAGCCTGCTTTGGCGTGATCGTCCCATCATCGCGGCACCTGCCTGTGCCCTGTCCCTCTTCTGCACCGGGCTGTACACCGTCTCCTGGAACTACGATCCATGTTGTCAATATCAG GTGGAGAACAATGACACCGTGCTGGAGAAGCTACCGTTGACAGACGTCTCCTCGCCTGTGATCTTGGGCTATTCGCCCAATTGCAAAACCAAATATTTGCACCGTGGCGTCACCTTCCTTTCGGCTGCGTTGTGCGCCTGGCAGATCTGGCGATCCTACAAGTAG